A window from Capricornis sumatraensis isolate serow.1 chromosome 5, serow.2, whole genome shotgun sequence encodes these proteins:
- the PTN gene encoding pleiotrophin isoform X2, which yields MQTPQYLQQRRKFAAAFLAFIFILAAVDTAEAGKKEKPEKKVKKSDCGEWQWSVCVPTSGDCGLGTREGTRTGAECKQTMKTQRCKIPCNWKKQFGAECKYQFQAWGECDLNTALKTRTGSLKRALHNADCQKTVTISKPCGKLTKSKPQESKKKKKEGKKQEKMLD from the exons ATGCAGACTCCACAGTACCTGCAGCAACGTCGAAAATTTGCAGCTGCCTTCTTGGCATTTATTTTCATCTTGGcagctgtggacactgctgaagcaggaaagaaagagaaaccag AAAAGAAGGTGAAGAAGTCTGACTGTGGAGAATGGCAGTGGAGTGTGTGTGTACCCACCAGTGGGGATTGTGGGCTGGGCACCCGTGAGGGCACCCGTACCGGAGCTGAGTGTAAACAAACCATGAAGACCCAGAGATGTAAGATCCCCTGCAACTGGAAAAAGCAATTTGGCG CGGAGTGCAAATACCAGTTCCAGGCCTGGGGAGAATGTGATCTGAACACGGCTCTGAAGACCCGAACTGGGAGCCTGAAGCGAGCCCTCCACAACGCTGACTGCCAGAAGACAGTCACCATCTCCAAGCCCTGTGGCAAGCTGACCAAGTCCAAACCTCAAG